The following proteins are co-located in the Paenibacillus sp. JNUCC32 genome:
- a CDS encoding DedA family protein, producing MNLFELVERLFEQYGYLVLLIGLPLDFIALPIPPGNTTLTYTGFLTYKGVIDMVPAMGSAFIGAAMGLTITYILGYRLGMPLIERYGKWLFIKPSLVEKTQAYYSKYGNKLLIVCFFIPGVRQFIGYFIGMIRVPYRTVWIYGYTGVAAWVLAFFSIGFIFGEQWQYILNVVEHYLKVIFLCLAGSFLVLLVWSRVKREKAKKLTKVTRNE from the coding sequence ATGAATTTGTTTGAATTGGTTGAGCGGTTGTTTGAACAATATGGTTATCTGGTGTTATTGATTGGGCTCCCTCTTGATTTTATTGCTCTTCCAATCCCTCCAGGAAATACTACCCTGACGTATACCGGGTTCCTGACCTATAAGGGGGTCATCGACATGGTTCCGGCCATGGGATCTGCTTTTATAGGAGCGGCCATGGGACTGACCATTACCTATATCCTCGGCTACCGGTTAGGGATGCCGCTGATTGAACGCTATGGAAAATGGCTGTTCATCAAGCCGTCCCTTGTGGAGAAAACACAGGCGTATTACAGCAAGTATGGGAACAAGCTGCTCATTGTCTGTTTTTTCATACCCGGAGTCAGGCAGTTTATCGGGTATTTCATCGGCATGATTCGAGTTCCCTATCGGACGGTTTGGATATATGGATACACGGGAGTGGCTGCATGGGTATTGGCCTTCTTCAGCATAGGCTTTATATTCGGGGAGCAGTGGCAGTACATTCTGAATGTAGTGGAGCATTATTTGAAAGTCATCTTTCTCTGTCTGGCAGGTTCGTTTCTCGTTCTGCTGGTTTGGAGCCGCGTGAAACGCGAGAAGGCCAAGAAACTAACCAAAGTGACAAGGAATGAATAG
- a CDS encoding glyoxalase superfamily protein, whose translation MSKIIPLFRVFDETKAREFYLQYLGFTLDWEHRFDDSAPLYMQISKGSLLIHLTEHYGDCSPGAAIRVEIAGIEAFHEQLSNQNYPYQRPGIEIAPWNSKEVRVTDPFGNRITYYEEMEPE comes from the coding sequence ATGAGCAAAATCATACCGTTGTTCAGGGTGTTCGACGAAACGAAGGCAAGGGAATTCTACTTGCAGTATCTTGGTTTCACCTTGGACTGGGAGCACCGGTTTGACGATTCGGCGCCGCTTTACATGCAAATATCCAAAGGTTCGTTATTGATCCATTTAACGGAGCATTACGGTGACTGCTCCCCTGGAGCAGCCATTCGCGTTGAGATCGCAGGAATTGAAGCTTTTCACGAACAGCTGTCAAACCAGAACTATCCGTATCAGAGACCCGGAATCGAGATCGCCCCATGGAACAGCAAAGAGGTACGTGTAACGGATCCGTTCGGCAATCGAATCACTTACTACGAGGAGATGGAACCCGAGTGA
- a CDS encoding PLP-dependent aminotransferase family protein: MYGIYIDRESKRSVTHQVCQQLRRLIESGQLAAGARLLPTRVLAKEWGIARNVVIEVYEQLTAEGYLEGHVGSGTYVAGGIIPSPRPRNEPSVGEQPIHKVTSTEHSHMIDFAAGIPDQKMFPRHIWAKYLKQAAEDSVNANHDYGHIKGDKMLRSTICDYVFRSKGIQCSSDQIVIVSGASEGLLLLAKSLASRFHSIYIEDPTIDITRDIFQMMNYRLVPVEVDHSGMRIDAMTSFAPGHLVLLTPSHQFPSGSVLSIQRRHQAIRMLEEADSFVIEDDYDSEFRLRGIPVPPLQTLSPSRVIHVGTFSKTLTPSLRIGFMIVPPDLTDAITEMKDKLNIHTPTVIQQALSQFILDGHLERHIHKMKKVYKKRRNVLTERLHHLFGQDISIVGDDAGMHLQVIFGPQAYALLPWNDTVSYGFRVEPASNYRISPSRPPGSTGIVLGYGNLSTEEIEEGLSRVYAFASHCRDSS; encoded by the coding sequence GTGTACGGCATTTATATCGACCGTGAATCGAAACGATCCGTTACCCATCAGGTATGCCAGCAGCTGCGAAGGCTGATCGAATCGGGACAGCTGGCAGCGGGAGCACGGCTGCTTCCGACCCGGGTTCTGGCCAAAGAGTGGGGCATTGCGCGCAATGTAGTCATCGAGGTATATGAGCAGCTGACGGCTGAGGGATATTTGGAAGGGCACGTAGGATCAGGCACCTATGTAGCGGGCGGGATAATACCTTCTCCCCGTCCACGAAACGAGCCATCTGTCGGCGAGCAGCCGATCCATAAAGTTACATCGACTGAACATTCGCACATGATCGATTTTGCCGCCGGCATTCCCGATCAGAAGATGTTTCCAAGGCACATCTGGGCCAAGTACTTGAAACAAGCTGCTGAGGACTCCGTGAATGCAAACCATGATTACGGTCACATCAAAGGTGATAAGATGCTGCGCTCTACCATTTGCGACTATGTATTCCGGTCCAAGGGCATCCAATGCTCATCCGATCAAATCGTGATCGTGTCCGGCGCTTCCGAAGGGTTGCTCCTCCTTGCCAAATCGTTAGCTTCCAGGTTTCATTCCATCTATATCGAAGACCCCACGATCGATATTACCCGCGATATTTTTCAGATGATGAACTATCGGCTTGTGCCGGTTGAGGTGGATCACAGCGGCATGCGCATCGACGCCATGACGAGTTTCGCACCAGGTCATCTGGTTTTATTAACGCCGTCACATCAGTTTCCTTCCGGCAGCGTACTATCCATCCAGCGCAGACATCAGGCCATCCGGATGCTGGAGGAAGCCGACTCCTTCGTGATCGAAGATGATTATGACAGCGAATTCCGGCTTCGAGGAATCCCGGTGCCTCCTCTGCAGACGCTCTCGCCTTCGAGAGTCATTCACGTGGGAACATTCAGTAAAACCTTAACGCCGAGCCTCCGAATCGGATTCATGATCGTCCCGCCTGATCTAACCGATGCCATAACCGAGATGAAAGATAAACTGAATATACATACCCCAACCGTCATTCAACAAGCGCTAAGCCAATTCATTCTGGACGGCCATCTGGAACGGCATATCCATAAGATGAAAAAAGTGTACAAGAAACGCCGCAATGTATTAACGGAGCGGCTCCATCACTTGTTCGGGCAGGATATTTCCATTGTCGGCGATGATGCGGGGATGCATCTTCAGGTGATATTCGGTCCTCAAGCTTACGCTCTCCTCCCATGGAACGATACGGTCTCATACGGGTTTCGCGTCGAGCCTGCTTCTAATTACAGAATCTCGCCATCGCGTCCTCCGGGTTCGACAGGGATCGTATTGGGATATGGAAACCTTTCGACGGAAGAGATCGAAGAAGGCTTAAGCAGGGTTTACGCATTTGCTTCCCATTGCAGGGATTCATCTTGA